The Plasmodium berghei ANKA genome assembly, chromosome: 12 genome contains a region encoding:
- a CDS encoding AP2 domain transcription factor, putative produces MDDFEINLSLENYLEDEKVLHNFPLKYIYILIYAYKNYYFNIYLKQKCKNKPNENFIEDLVNNINEDNVLDLSLNILKKRYNYKKKKKRILFDTSESINSNLSWNDKQYNEEESNRKKNKNSNIHDHSNLSGNGIYADDISTIKPNNGNNNYNSNISVIRSNGNNNSNNNYLTSKHEDLNPTNFKNKVYGFSKYFENSKSCLSKWRKNLNLANKNENVNCNEENCDDQSENYSERDIIFLIHYFMHKFVFSKDGKKKIKLTTKKNVIEKLEKLEKETLKMDNIVKSSNNQFSNAECFDKNDITGVCNLENNSFYYEQVIKNDEKKKNINNNEINSEKENKTSHNISENVISLTENCKLPEYSNKIKNDDTSCLEYHNDIKMVTSENKDNDNSTCADIGTIKDKNEWILEKYDQSENNNINNNEVANKDNTNLESSNNSIKWEFGGDKDCDKTHNESEIESFNEEMAMEIEKKKIYEIIENYFYKKNICFNANEIFYPFSAKNVNTRNKRKNKNKKLNKPLLPNANKCASVIESYDNKLSEQKYMKNKSLLSKLKKGLNLLLKNEKTKKKGKNKNSENSTSYVNNNCDENENHQINNDLKKKQKNGKHEYKKENITPIAHLKNNQENLKANVLKKCLLDVIDYSEMCMFSNNDNKNNLVNFSNKTKFNIGGNEHITNPSIQENNITQTYLDHQNDIHNNDNRRNNYNNFQNIKNRMVNTIDQRYGNELNNSRVYNNIYGNTTVNMQNSNIGDNRNKEILGNYNVNTNSMFYNNSGEYLKNQQTHNDSIHNNSTSDNNNYNLLQNRPNYFYNGRNNTNIDNNVFNHSMINTKDTEFHEKNKNMHIQNISYNNVWPTNMYPISNVNSFISLDPMNNQIERNCKTSGINLDTNDMIQNGNKRNMRIHNGIENENQMKSENMNESYYNKNENMNINYLNNNNISSYMYNNYHMSTLRGRGGINAKLNQRGCRRGRGRGRIASRINNNDYLLGNNNAPPKAKRGRKPLGKHLSQNGPRGRRRNDEIGNNFVPNIINEENDAEKKSNEDTDGCNDKVLKYQNKDNDNDDDDEENNGDNENYESQMNGHTSRAHTNVNPNNSENTTNAHNNNNNNNTTNAKDHKETSEEYNVDKTSSYLGKDEENENNNKIKKSPNRLSNSKTGKCNNYILIGKTNKDNNSSSTESIYNYNMNDDKIDSGNVNKDGENINPLCISNNIENNSLIKYKCSNDDEQILNLEEDLNVTSLNSKVIYPNHSNNGLNKIEKKKNDDDNNKSSKPFSHKNGYISRNNIHNGNICGYINSELNDNNFEGSMTNFYTDSNKNNNLINFRDNKNLSLQEESNEPKFTKIGLTSEKDVKQTKIKKTGSNFNTVLGVSNVSNLMNDEDTTNTTVDFGNFNNPNKIINNYPINNNPSYLKRGTLICNKMKVLSDGKDDRLLDFQINKQTYKSEYSGEENNKNKCGTKIKNNTKHLFENLEGNIKVINKNQGIKRRANKNLSIEDDEDSSLDPNFGKIKKLKNGNNEDIKNVDKHDISFDNEKYEQVEYTMNNEMNFEKYSDNLIDEYENIMNNKNKSEKKVEKVGNNNSYNYDENVKNTQTIKEIQIEYTTKKINQKEHTKISSYHVNNYNENCTECDNNNNEMKKSNKQTRRHSTWNNSEHNEEQINVEINKNKNRNNQYISNTLCNNKQCLYGSLTQNEANKSMLVNKEINLDRENFNYVLNMKNMNKELRSNKTNSKIEINQNNGDCNIENFNRFDENEKINKNETCIRSEQNSLQNDDIKKKKKKNEYELNDNMNKLNSSNSYNCTDIKSQDNDKIEEIEFYNNDNVYTIEKKKIFQSDTDASNKIFEGNKVQKENNQNDNDICNDDESINDLNEIGLESINSKKKGRKPKTTILKNDKINMIENKLPNKNFDEIFILNKQVEANKATDSKRRTKTSKRHQDLNFRVEKIETGAYNENGEKVSGVWYDTNRRLWRVMYIENDKRKTRGFSPRIYGFNTARDMAVQLKYEMNKKNKK; encoded by the exons atggatgattttgaaataaatcTATCACTTGAGAATTATTTAGAAGACGAAAAGGTGTTACATAATTTTcctttaaaatatatatatatattaatatatgcttacaaaaattattattttaacatttatttaaaacaaaaatgtaaaaataaaccgaatgaaaattttattgaaGACCTAgtgaataatattaatgagGACAATGTCTTAGACTTATCTTTGaatatactaaaaaaacggtataattataaaaaaaaaaaaaaacgcaTTTTGTTTGATACCTCTGAAAGCATAAACAGTAATTTAAGTTGGAATGATAAACAATATAACGAAGAGGAATCAAacaggaaaaaaaataaaaatagtaacaTACATGATCATAGTAACCTCAGTGGTAATGGAATTTATGCTGATGACATTTCTACGATAAAGCCAAATAAcggtaataataattataatagtaACATTTCTGTTATTCGAAGCAATGGGAATAACAacagtaataataattaccTCACAAGTAAACATGAGGATCTTAATCcaacaaattttaaaaataaagtttaCGGATTTAgcaaatattttgaaaacaGCAAATCTTGTTTATCAAAATGGCGAAAAAACTTAAATTTAGccaataaaaatgaaaatgtaaattgtaatgaagaaaattgTGATGACCAAAGTGAAAATTATTCTGAACGcgacataatttttttgatacattattttatgcacaaatttgtttttagtAAAGatggtaaaaaaaaaattaaattaacgacgaaaaaaaacgtgattgaaaaattagaaaaacTAGAAAAAGAAACATTGAAAATGGACAATATTGTTAAGAGCAGTAACAACCAGTTTAGCAACGCGGAATGTTtcgataaaaatgatattacTGGTGTGTGCAATTTAGAAAACAAcagtttttattatgaacaagtcataaaaaatgatgaaaaaaaaaaaaatataaataataatgaaataaattctGAGAAAGAGAATAAAACAAGCCATAATATTAGTGAAAATGTAATTTCGCTTACAGAAAATTGTAAGTTACCTGAATAttctaataaaataaaaaatgatgatacaTCGTGTTTAGAATATCataatgatattaaaatgGTAACAtcagaaaataaagataatgataatagtACGTGTGCAGATATAGGGACAATTAAAGATAAAAACGAATGGattttggaaaaatatgaCCAATCagaaaataacaatataaataataacgaAGTTGcaaataaagataatacTAACCTCGAGAGTAGCAATAATTCAATAAAATGGGAGTTCGGAGGAGATAAAGATTGTGATAAAACACATAATGAATCTGAAATAGAGAGTTTTAATGAAGAAATGGCCATGGAAAtcgaaaagaaaaaaatatatgaaataattgaaaactatttttataaaaaaaatatatgttttaatgcaaatgaaatattttatccTTTTAGTGCTAAAAATGTTAACACGCgcaataaaagaaaaaataaaaataaaaaattaaataaaccGCTACTCCCAAATGCTAATAAGTGTGCAAGTGTAATTGAATCgtatgataataaattatctgaacaaaaatatatgaaaaataaatcattactttcaaaattgaaaaaaggTTTGAATCTATTATTAAAGAATGAGaaaacaaagaaaaaaggaaaaaataaaaattccgAGAATAGTACAAGTTATgtgaataataattgtgatgaaaatgaaaatcatcaaattaataatgatttgaaaaaaaaacaaaaaaatggaaaacaTGAATATAAGAAGGAAAATATTACTCCGATTGCCCatctaaaaaataatcaagaaaatttaaaagcaaatgtattaaaaaaatgtctaTTGGATGTAATAGATTATAGCGAAATGTGCATGTTTTcgaataatgataataaaaataatttggtaaatttttcaaataagaCAAAATTTAACATAGGAGGAAATGAACATATAACAAATCCAAGCATacaagaaaataatataacccaaacatatttagatcatcaaaatgatatacataataatgataatcgaagaaataattataataattttcaaaacataaaaaatagaatgGTAAATACAATTGATCAAAGATACGgaaatgaattaaataattcacgagtttataataatatatatggaaataCTACAGTAAATATGCAAAATTCAAACATAGGGGATAATagaaataaagaaattttaggaaattataatgtaaatacaaattctatgttttataataattcaggagaatatttaaaaaatcaacAAACACATAATGATTCTATTCACAATAATAGTACTTCAGATAATaacaattataatttattacaaaaCAGACctaactatttttataatggaagaaataatacaaatatagataataaTGTATTTAACCATTCTATGATAAATACAAAAGACACAGAATTccatgaaaaaaacaaaaatatgcacattcaaaatatatcatataacAATGTATGGCCTACTAATATGTATCCTATTTCAAATGtaaattcttttatttcattagaCCCTATGAATAATCAAATTGAAAGAAATTGTAAAACATCTGGAATTAATTTGGATACTAATGATATGATACAAAATGGTAATAAACGAAATATGAGAATACACAATGGaatagaaaatgaaaatcaAATGAAATCTGAAAACATGAATGAGtcttattataataaaaatgaaaatatgaatattaattatcttaataataataatatttcctcttatatgtataataattatcaCATGTCAACATTAAGGGGAAGAGGTGGAATAAATGCCAAATTGAATCAAAGGGGGTGCAGAAGAGGTCGAGGTCGAGGAAGAATTGCTTCaagaataaataataatgattatCTTTtaggaaataataatgcacCGCCCAAAGCAAAACGAGGCAGAAAACCATTAGGAAAACATCTTAGTCAAAATGGTCCTAGAGGTCGGAGACGAAACGATGAAATTggtaataattttgttcctaatattataaatgaagaaaatgatgctgaaaaaaaaagtaatgaAGACACAGATGGATGTAATGATAAGGtattaaaatatcaaaacaaagataatgataatgatgATGATGATGAGGAAAATAACGGggataatgaaaattatgaatCCCAAATGAATGGACATACATCTAGAGCCCATACTAATGTGAATCCTAATAATTCAGAAAATACAACAAATgcacataataataataataataataatacaacaAATGCAAAGGATCATAAAGAAACAAGTGAAGAATATAATGTAGATAAAACATCAAGTTATTTAGGAAAAGATGaggaaaatgaaaataataataaaattaaaaagagCCCCAACAGATTAAGCAATAGCAAAACTGGTAAATgcaataattatatactaATTGGAAAAACgaataaagataataatagtagTAGTACAGAGAGTATTTACAATTACAATATGAACGATGATAAAATAGATTCAGGAAATGTTAATAAAGATGGAGAGAATATAAACCCTCTTTGTATCTCAAacaatattgaaaataatagtttgataaaatacaaatgtTCAAATGATGATGAACAAATTTTGAATTTGGAAGAAGACTTAAATGTAACATCGTTAAATAGTAAAGTAATATATCCTAACCACAGTAATAATGGtttgaataaaattgaaaaaaaaaaaaatgatgatgataataataaaagttcAAAACCATTTTCAcataaaaatggatatatttctagaaataatattcataatggaaatatatGTGGCTATATAAATAGTGAATTGAATGATAATAACTTTGAAGGTTCAATGACTAATTTTTATACtgattcaaataaaaataataatttgataaattttcgagataataaaaatctGTCTCTTCAAGAAGAATCAAATGAACCCAAATTTACGAAAATTGGATTGACATCTGAAAAAGATGTtaaacaaacaaaaataaaaaaaacaggaTCAAACTTTAATACCGTTTTGGGAGTATCTAATGTGTCTAATCTTATGAACGATGAAGATACAACAAATACTACAGTTGATTTTGGAAATTTTAACAAtccaaataaaattataaataattatcctattaataataatccAAGTTATTTAAAAAGAGGTACTTTaatatgtaataaaatgaaagtATTAAGTGATGGAAAAGATGATAGACTATTAGATTTCCaaattaataaacaaaCATATAAAAGTGAATATAGTGgggaagaaaataataaaaataaatgtggcactaaaataaaaaataatacaaaacatttatttgaaaatttggaaggaaatataaaagtaataaataaaaatcaaggaataaaaagaagagcaaataaaaatttatcgATAGAAGATGATGAAGATAGCAGTTTAGATCCAAATTTtggaaaaattaaaaaattaaaaaatggaaataatgaagatataaaaaatgttgatAAACATGATATCTCTTttgataatgaaaaatatgaacaagtAGAATATACAATGAATAATGAAAtgaattttgaaaaatattctgACAATTTAATTGatgaatatgaaaatattatgaataataaaaacaaaagtgaaaaaaaagttgaGAAAGttggaaataataatagttaCAATTATGACGAAAATGTCAAAAATACTCAGacaataaaagaaatacaAATAGAATATacgacaaaaaaaataaatcaaaagGAACATACTAAGATTTCATCTTATCatgtaaataattataatgaaaattgcACTGAatgtgataataataataatgaaatgaaaaaatcaaataaacaAACAAGAAGACATAGCACTTGGAATAACTCGGAACATAATGAAgaacaaataaatgtagagataaataaaaataaaaatagaaacaatcaatatattagtaatactttatgtaataataagCAATGTTTATATGGAAGTTTAACACAAAATGAAGCAAACAAAAGCATGCTTGTTaacaaagaaataaatttagatcgagaaaattttaattatgttttgaacatgaaaaatatgaataaagaattaagaagtaataaaacaaactctaaaatcgaaataaatcaaaataatggAGATTgtaatatagaaaattttaatcgatttgatgaaaatgaaaaaataaacaagaACGAAACATGTATAAGAAGCGAACAAAACTCACTTCAGaatgatgatataaaaaaaaaaaaaaaaaaaaatgaatacgaattaaatgataatatgaataaattaaatagtTCAAATAGTTATAATTGTACTGATATCAAAAGCCaagataatgataaaatcgAAGAAATCGAATTTTACAATAATGATAACGTGTATactatagaaaaaaaaaaaatattccaaTCTGACACTGATGCAAGcaacaaaatatttgaagGTAATAAAGTccaaaaagaaaataatcaaaatgaCAATGATATTTGTAATGATGATGAAAGTATAAATGATCTCAATGAAATTGGGCTTGAATCCATAAATAGTAAGAAAAAGGGAAGAAAACCAAAGACTacgattttaaaaaatgataaaataaatatgattgaaaataaacttccaaataaaaattttgatgaaatttttattttaaacaaaCAAGTTGAGGCAAACAAGGCTACTGATTCGAAGAGACGAACTAAAACTTCTAAAAGACACCAAGATTTAAATTTTAGGGTCGAGAAGATCGAGACTGGTGCATACAACGAGAATGGAGAAAAAGTTTCTGGCGTTTG GTACGATACAAACCGGAGACTATGGCGTGTAATGTACATCGAAAATGATAAACGAAAAACTCGTGGTTTTTCTCCGAGAATCTATGGATTCAACACTGCAAGGGACATGGCCGTTCAACTCAAATATGAAATGaacaagaaaaataaaaaataa
- a CDS encoding glutamate dehydrogenase, putative, translated as MEIQCPSVTLSPAYSGELCFNQEGFSNNSIIWKEKYEQTRALLKSYNLFSEHLINYSIDFYFNKLGFNRFHFEETSPELISKVVVCIITSKINEQYSSDKYFPTFEETHNNVVFIMTRVFANDNKTRLNYKMEKKIEEKYFNFSDMSKECYRLKSFRSVHSVFDKEHTYEEPLRTYILEPPTYKDDILNENETDLEKLMDVNFYKYIKGTKWEEIYYELNKAVIQDLTGQYLQTHYCEISENTFSLTIAVKRSNVIPTIFSLIGDCLNMHRCFSYSKYVEPLKNGVLLIILNVNAVLDAEQEKMGSLALRNRIYKIVESLKTLCLFNDPKFIQLSVKRVFTAEESAYLFIVIKFIAFFSTNSFSSYKNVENALNLKGSGSSNLGTGIMNDFYIIKEKLKSSKYTKDEILNCAMNNPRTIKLLFLNFERKLNKNNKSKIKQRFFSNGTNNETLNFDEYKDSKDIIDEIEDNHYKNILQYFYMFEKYAVKTNFFLSHKISFAISFDGSLLKDSIYDAQPYSIIMILGLHFVGFHIRFTPVSRGGIRIVISNNTNSYMHNYNNLFDEAYNLSYTQNFKNKDIPEGGSKGIILLDIDVCKTKHTKHIKNLAFYSYVNSILDLLVESSYKGSNSTGTKSSIIDDDFNFINNATIEDADNSNIDQAQKMNLTSNNACGTRNSDIDKREDNKNENEVLKSEFQSKIEFSFANRTTEDVVKKIINSKNGETNNHVENESSIFLKQIEKELYEKNAKNIQNINQEDLIFLGPDENTGSDQLMDWACIMAKKRNYFYWKTFSTGKLRKNGGVPHDYYGMTTLGIETYIKKLCEKLNINEENISRSLVGGPDGDLGSNAIFQSKTKIISIIDGSGVLYDKNGLNKQELTRLAKLRFNKINTSCILYNEKYLSELGFKISIEDHNVQVFDQVIKSGLECRNTFFLNPLNSCELFNPCGGRPHSINIFNVNNIIINGECIYKYIVEGANVFISDEARSILENKNVILFKDASTNKGGVISSSLEVLVGLVLSDKQFIDLMCSENSDLLLEEKDQIKICSSQDAKTTIELNNKPSNNDNNIKDNDDEVSEFYKEYVKEIHKKIVYYCEQEFECLWKETRRTKTPISQATNILSKKISELKRDILASDALCKDYKLFKRVLSEVIPITILKIVPFDQIIKKVPYIYLKSLFASALASNYYYSQQFLNDLSAFNFFEYVRNLQNFCDE; from the coding sequence ATGGAAATTCAATGTCCATCCGTAACATTATCACCTGCATATTCAGGAGAATTGTGCTTTAATCAAGAAGGcttttcaaataatagTATAATATGGAAAGAAAAATACGAACAGACAAGGGCGTTATTGAAAAGttacaatttattttctgagcatttaataaattatagcattgatttttattttaataaactAGGATTTAATAGATTTCATTTTGAAGAAACAAGCCCTGAATTAATAAGTAAAGTTGTTGTGTGTATAATAACGTCTAAAATTAATGAACAATATTCTAGcgataaatattttcctaCATTTGAAGAAACTCATAATAACgttgtttttataatgaCACGTGTATTTGCTAATGACAATAAAACAagattaaattataaaatggaaaaaaaaattgaagaaaaatattttaattttagtGACATGTCAAAAGAGTGTTATAGGTTAAAAAGTTTTAGATCAGTTCATTCTGTTTTTGACAAAGAACATACATATGAAGAGCCATTAAGAACATATATCTTAGAACCTCCAACATATAAAgatgatatattaaatgaaaatgaaactgatttagaaaaattaatggatgttaatttttataaatatataaaaggaACAAAATGGGAAGAAATTTATTATGAATTGAATAAAGCTGTAATTCAGGATTTAACAGGTCAATATTTGCAAACACATTACTGCGAAATATCAGAAAATACATTTTCTTTAACTATAGCAGTAAAAAGAAGTAATGTTATACCTACGATATTTTCCTTGATAGGTGATTGTTTAAACATGCATAGATGTTTTtcatattcaaaatatgttgaaccattaaaaaatggtgTTTTACtgattatattaaatgtgAATGCAGTTTTAGATGCAGAACAAGAGAAAATGGGATCTTTGGCATTAAGAaatagaatatataaaatcgTCGAATCTTTAAAAACATTATGTTTGTTCAACGACCCTAAGTTTATCCAGCTGTCTGTAAAAAGAGTATTCACTGCTGAAGAATctgcatatttatttatagttATTAAGTttattgcatttttttcaacaaaTTCTTTTTCTAGTTATAAGAATGTTGAAAATGCACTAAATCTGAAAGGATCTGGATCTAGTAATTTAGGGACTGGAATAATGAACGATTTttacataataaaagaaaaattaaaaagttctaaatatacaaaggatgaaatattaaacTGTGCAATGAATAATCCAAGAACAATAAAATTGCTATTTCTTAATTTTGAAAggaaattaaataaaaataataaatcaaaaataaaacaaagaTTTTTTAGTAATGGAACAAATAATGAAACTTTAAATTTCGATGAGTACAAAGACAGTAAAGATATAATAGATGAAATAGAAGATAAtcattataaaaacattttacaatatttttatatgtttgaaaaatatgcagtaaaaacaaattttttcCTTTCACACAAAATTAGTTTTGCTATATCTTTTGATGGTTCATTATTAAAAGATTCAATATATGATGCACAACCATATTCaattattatgattttAGGATTACATTTTGTTGGATTTCATATTCGATTTACTCCAGTTTCAAGAGGAGGAATAAGAATCGTTATATCAAATAACACTAACtcttatatgcataattacaataatttatttgatgaagcatataatttatcatatactcaaaattttaaaaataaagatattcCAGAAGGTGGAAGTAAAGGAATTATACTTTTAGATATAGATGTATGCAAAACAAAACATACaaaacatattaaaaatcTTGCATTTTATTCTTATGTTAATTCTATTTTAGACTTACTTGTTGAATCATCTTATAAAGGTTCCAATTCTACTGGAACTAAATCATCTATAATTGATGatgattttaattttattaataatgcCACAATTGAAGATGCAGATAATTCAAATATCGATCAAGCTCAGAAAATGAATCTTACATCTAATAATGCGTGTGGAACGAGAAACAGTGATATTGATAAAAGAGAAGATAATAAGAATGAAAATGAAGTTTTAAAATCAGAATTTCAATCAAAAATCGAATTTTCATTTGCTAATAGAACTACAGAAGATGtagtgaaaaaaataattaattcaaaaaatggCGAAACAAATAATCATGTCGAAAATGAAAGTtcgatatttttaaaacaaatagaaaaagaactatatgaaaaaaatgccaaaaatatccaaaatataaatcaagaagatttaatatttttaggaCCTGATGAGAATACAGGATCAGATCAATTAATGGATTGGGCTTGTATAATGGCAAAAAAACGAAACTACTTTTATTGGAAAACATTCTCAACTGGTAAACTTCGAAAAAATGGAGGGGTTCCACATGATTATTATGGAATGACAACACTCGGTATAGAAacttatattaaaaaattgtgtgaaaaattaaatataaacgaagaaaatattagtAGATCTTTAGTTGGTGGACCTGATGGCGATTTAGGAAGTAATGCTATATTTCAAtctaaaacaaaaattatttctattataGATGGGTCTGGTGtattatatgataaaaatggatTAAATAAACAAGAGTTAACTAGATTAGCAAAACTaagatttaataaaattaatacatcttgtatattatataatgaaaaatatttatctgAATTAGGATTTAAAATTTCTATTGAAGATCATAATGTACAAGTTTTTGATCAAGTAATAAAAAGTGGATTAGAATGTCGTAACactttttttctaaatccTTTAAATTCTTGTGAATTATTTAATCCTTGTGGTGGTAGACCCCATTcgataaatatttttaatgttaataacattataataaatggagaatgcatttataaatatattgttgAAGGGGCtaatgtatttatttctgACGAAGCGCGATcaattttagaaaataaaaatgttatattatttaaagatGCGTCAACAAATAAAGGTGGTGTTATCTCAAGTAGTTTAGAAGTATTGGTTGGACTTGTATTAAGTgataaacaatttattGATTTAATGTGTTCAGAAAATAGTGATTTACTTTTAGAAGAAAAAgaccaaataaaaatatgttctTCACAGGATGCAAAGACTACTATTGAATTGAACAACAAACCAtcaaataatgataataatataaaagataatGATGATGAAGTTTCAGAATTTTACAAAGAATATGTTAAAgaaattcataaaaaaattgtttattattgtgAGCAGGAATTCGAATGTCTTTGGAAAGAAACACGACGAACTAAAACCCCAATATCCCAAGCtactaatatattatcgaaaaaaattagtGAGTTAAAAAGAGATATACTTGCATCAGATGCATTATGTAAAGattacaaattatttaaacgTGTACTTAGTGAAGTAATACCtataactattttaaaGATTGTACCATTTGatcaaattattaaaaaggttccgtatatttatttaaaatctTTGTTTGCTTCAGCCCTTGCTtctaattattattattctcaACAATTTCTCAACGATCTTTCcgcttttaatttttttgaatatgtTCGAAATTTGCAGAATTTTTGTGATGAATAG